Genomic window (bacterium):
GCTTCCCCATTCATAGGCTACCTGTGTAGATTCTTTGCCCCTTTTATAGAATTACAGTGGGATGAAGTTAGTTAAGAATCAGGGCGACCGTTAAACGATCGCCCTGATTCTATTAGTTTCATCGATAGATTAAGCTCACTATTCCATTCTTTAACATAGTCTAACCAGAAATAATGAAATTTAAACGGGCGGACTTTGATATTCCCCTCTAGGTTTCGTGGATACCTGGCAATAATAATAGGTGTGTGAACTCGAACCGGAGGGCAATGGATGTACGAACAATACTGGGGACTTAAGGAGTCACCCTTTAACCTGACCCCAGATCCGCGTTTTCTTTATCTGAGCCGCAAGCATGAGGACGCGTTGATGATGCTGCATTACGCTATCACGCGTAATAAAGGGGCCGCGTGTTTGATCGGCGATATTGGTTTTGGGAAGACTACCATCAGTCGTAAACTACTCGAGTTATTGGATCCTGTCCAATACAAAGTGGTTTTGATTGTCAATCCTCTTTTGAGCCCTATCCAGATGCTCAAAGAGATTCTCACTCAGTTGGGGGTAGAAACCTCCTCCCGAAACCGACAAGCTCTGCTTCATGAGTTGCAAACAAAGCTTCTTAGTTATTATGAAGGCGGTCAAAGGGTTGTTGTCATTGTTGATGAAGCTCATCTTATAAAAAGCGTCGCCTCTTTGGAGGAGTTAAGACTGCTCCTTAACTGTCAGATGAACGATCAGTTCTTGTTAAGCTTGCTTCTTATCGGCCAAATAGAGATGCGCAAGATGATTGAAAAGGTACCGGCGCTTAAACAGCGTTTAGCGGTCCGATATGAATTACAGGCGCTTGACCAACAAGAGACTGCGGAGATGATAGATTATCGCCTGCGTGCTGCTTGTTTTTCCAGCGAACAATCGCCTTTTAGCCCAGATGCGGTTTTTGAGATTCATAAGTACACGAATGGCTGCCCACGAATGGTTTGTCAGCTCGCAGATAACGCCCTTATGGTAGCGATGGCGCAAAAGTACCAGAAGATCGATGGGTTTGCAATGCATTCAATTATTCAGTCTTTTGACGGGAAGGAGTGGTAAGGCATGTCATTAGTTGATGCAATTAGACAGGCCGCTGCTCGGCAAACAACGCCAGGTTATACAACTACCCCGGCGCCTATGCCATCACCTGTCGAATCATTCCAAACGCCCGTAGAACCCCCAGTCGATGTCGATATCAGATTGGCGTCTCATATCGAAAATACGCCAACAGCTTCGCATGGGGTTATGCGGCTTGAATTATTACTCAGCCCTGAGCAGCTTCATGAGTTGCTTCGAGGCCTACTAAATGGAGCGCACGCGGTGTTTACACTTCGCGAGGCCTCTCACTACTTGCGTATGACTACCTCCGCTCTGACAGCGTTTGCTGAATCAGGTCAGGTGCCAGCTTTCATGATCGAGAACAAGTGGCGTTTCTCTAAAGCCGCACTCGATGAATGGATGGGGCAGCATGGACGAATTGCTCAAGCTCAGGCGGAAATAAACACGGAGGCAAAAAATGCCGATTAGTTTGTTCGGCAAGGACACTTATGTAGGAATTGATATTGGCAGCCATACCATCAAGGCAGCGCAGGTAGAGCAGAAAAGTGGTATTTGGCGCGTTACTCGCGCTCAATACACCAACACTCCTACTGAAACGGTTGTTGATGGTGTTGTGGTTGATCCTGAGACGGTTGGCAACGCGATTCGCAAGCTGATGAGCAGTGGCCGCTTTAATGCGACTGCCGCCAACGTCGCAGTTGCGGGCGCATCGGTTATCGTACGGTCAGTACGATTGCCCAAAATGAACG
Coding sequences:
- a CDS encoding AAA family ATPase, coding for MYEQYWGLKESPFNLTPDPRFLYLSRKHEDALMMLHYAITRNKGAACLIGDIGFGKTTISRKLLELLDPVQYKVVLIVNPLLSPIQMLKEILTQLGVETSSRNRQALLHELQTKLLSYYEGGQRVVVIVDEAHLIKSVASLEELRLLLNCQMNDQFLLSLLLIGQIEMRKMIEKVPALKQRLAVRYELQALDQQETAEMIDYRLRAACFSSEQSPFSPDAVFEIHKYTNGCPRMVCQLADNALMVAMAQKYQKIDGFAMHSIIQSFDGKEW
- a CDS encoding helix-turn-helix domain-containing protein, whose protein sequence is MSLVDAIRQAAARQTTPGYTTTPAPMPSPVESFQTPVEPPVDVDIRLASHIENTPTASHGVMRLELLLSPEQLHELLRGLLNGAHAVFTLREASHYLRMTTSALTAFAESGQVPAFMIENKWRFSKAALDEWMGQHGRIAQAQAEINTEAKNAD